A genomic segment from Glycine soja cultivar W05 chromosome 20, ASM419377v2, whole genome shotgun sequence encodes:
- the LOC114402432 gene encoding protein trichome birefringence-like: MVDSPVLSPSPSVLRNRLLTRTDSMRFFSSRGVMSFAYGFTLASILFMLFFVLNPSSYQQLSPRLRNAFQSSRGSHFSNVFAHIFPNSPSSSHDSFHHPSSNSREEFSDHRLGSASSPSQISRKEGSGLIPKDSQSEEHRIQAPQQEPSLTAWSPSPTASPNEQQDWMDMWKNCDMYEGSWVRDDSYPLYNAGSCPYIDEPFNCFRNGKRENMYEKYRWQPKNCNVPRFKANEMLEMLRGKRLVFVGDSLNRNMWESLVCVLRNSVKDKSRLFEASGREEFRTEGSYSFIFQDYNCSVEFFRSVFLVQEWEIPDQKGSTKETLRLDLLERSCDKYKDADVLIFNTGHWWTHEKRIEGKGYYQEGDHIYGQMNVEEAFHKALLTWAQWIDSNVDPKKTTVFFRGYSPSHFRGGEWNSGGKCDNETEPMESESDLETPEMMMTIDSVIKKMKTPVFYLNITKMTYFRRDAHPSLFRNENMTEETKRYMLSHQDCSHWCLPGVPDLWNELVYAHLLYNLNRNKNNPPK; this comes from the exons ATGGTGGATTCCCCGGTCCTTTCCCCCTCCCCCTCCGTCTTGAGGAACCGGTTACTAACAAGAACTGACTCCATGCGCTTCTTTTCTTCGAGAGGAGTCATGAGTTTTGCTTACGGTTTCACGTTGGCTTCTATCTTGTTCATGCTCTTCTTCGTTCTTAATCCTTCTAGCTACCAACAATTATCTCCGAGGCTCAGAAATGCCTTCCAATCTTCACGTGGATCTCATTTCTCTAACGTCTTTGCTCACATTTTCCCCAACTCTCCTTCCTCTTCCCATGACAGCTTTCATCATCCAAGTTCCAATTCCCGTGAAGAATTTTCCGATCATAGGCTAGGGagtgcttcttctccttctcaaATTTCGAGAAAGGAAGGTTCTGGACTCATACCAAAGGATTCTCAAAGTGAGGAACATAGAATACAGGCACCACAGCAAGAACCTTCTCTCACTGCATGGTCACCGTCACCAACTGCTTCTCCAAATGAACAGCAAGATTGGATGGATATGTGGAAGAATTGTGATATGTATGAAGGTTCATGGGTTAGAGATGATTCATACCCACTTTACAATGCTGGCTCTTGTCCCTATATTGATGAGCCTTTCAACTGTTTCCGCAATGGTAAGCGTGAAAATATGTATGAGAAGTACCGCTGGCAGCCCAAGAATTGCAACGTGCCAAG GTTTAAAGCTAATGAAATGTTGGAGATGCTAAGAGGGAAACGTTTAGTTTTTGTTGGTGATTCCCTCAATAGGAATATGTGGGAATCTCTGGTTTGTGTTCTTAGAAATTCAGTGAAAGATAAGAGCAGATTGTTTGAAGCCTCTGGCAGAGAAGAATTTCGAACTGAGGGTTCGTACTCATTTATTTTCCAA GATTACAATTGCTCGGTTGAGTTCTTTCGTTCAGTGTTTCTTGTTCAAGAGTGGGAGATTCCAGACCAGAAGGGATCAACGAAAGAAACACTTCGTCTTGATTTGCTTGAGAGATCTTGTGATAAGTACAAAGATGCAGATGTTCTTATCTTCAACACAGGTCACTGGTGGACTCATGAGAAAAGAATAGAAGG GAAGGGATATTATCAAGAAGGAGATCATATCTATGGACAAATGAATGTTGAGGAGGCATTTCATAAAGCTTTGTTGACATGGGCACAGTGGATAGATTCCAATGTTGATCCTAAGAAAACTACAGTTTTCTTCAGGGGCTATTCTCCGTCTCACTTCAG GGGTGGAGAATGGAATTCAGGTGGTAAGTGTGACAATGAGACAGAACCAATGGAAAGTGAGTCTGACCTAGAAACTCCTGAAATGATGATGACTATTGACTCtgtaattaagaaaatgaaGACTCCAGTCTTCTATTTGAACATCACGAAAATGACTTATTTCAGGCGTGATGCTCACCCTTCCTTGTTCAGAAACGAGAATATGACAGAAGAGACAAAAAGATATATGCTCTCACACCAGGATTGTAGCCATTGGTGTCTTCCTGGTGTTCCTGATTTGTGGAATGAATTAGTGTATGCTCACCTTTtatataacttgaatagaaacaagaacaaccccccaaaataa
- the LOC114402431 gene encoding transketolase, chloroplastic, giving the protein MASTSSLHLSQALLARAVYLHGSSSDRVSLSFPSFSGLKSHSPCKAAATSSRRRGACASTSVVRAAAVETLDQTTEVSLVEKSVNTIRFLAIDAVEKANSGHPGLPMGCAPMGHILYDEVMRYNPKNPTWFNRDRFILSAGHGCMLQYALLHLAGYDSVLEEDLKEFRQWGSRTPGHPENFETVGIEVTTGPLGQGIANAVGLALAEKHLAARFNKPDNEIVDHYTYVILGDGCQMEGISNEACSLAGHWGLGKLIALYDDNHISIDGDTEIAFTENVDQRFEALGWHVIWVKNGNTGYDEIRAAIKEAKAVKDKPTMIKVTTTIGFGSPNKANSYSVHGSALGTKEVDATRKNLGWPYEPFHVPEDVKKHWSRHTPEGAKLEAEWNAKFAEYEKKYSEEAAELKAIITGELPAGWEKALPTYTPESPADATRNLSQQNLNALVKVLPGLLGGSADLASSNMTLLKSYGDFQKNTPEERNVRFGVREHGMGAICNGIALHSPGFIPYCATFFVFTDYMRAAIRISALCEAGVIYVMTHDSIGLGEDGPTHQPIEHLASFRAMPNTLMLRPADGNETAGSYKVAVVNRKRPSILALSRQKLTQLPGTSIEGVEKGGYIISDNSSGNKPDVILIGTGSELEIAAAAAEDLRKEGKAVRVVSFVSWELFDEQSDEYKESVLPASVTVRVSIEAGSTFGWQKIVGSQGKAIGIDRFGASAPAGKIYKEFGITKEAVIAAAKELS; this is encoded by the exons ATGGCATCCACATCCTCTCTGCATCTATCTCAGGCCCTTCTGGCACGTGCTGTGTACCTTCATGGCTCTTCTTCTGACCGTGTCTCACTCTCCTTCCCATCATTCTCTGGCCTCAAGTCACATTCTCCATGCAAAGCAGCAGCCACGTCCTCACGTAGAAGGGGTGCTTGCGCTTCCACCAGCGTTGTTCGAGCCGCTGCGGTTGAGACACTGGACCAGACCACTGAGGTTTCTCTGGTGGAGAAATCCGTCAACACCATTCGGTTTTTGGCCATTGATGCTGTTGAGAAGGCCAACTCTGGTCACCCTGGTCTCCCCATGGGGTGTGCTCCAATGGGTCACATTCTCTACGATGAGGTCATGAGGTACAATCCCAAGAATCCCACTTGGTTCAACCGTGACCGTTTCATTCTCTCTGCTGGACATGGCTGCATGCTCCAATATGCTCTCCTTCACCTTGCAGGCTATGACAGTGTTCTG GAAGAAGACCTGAAGGAATTCCGACAATGGGGGAGCAGGACTCCTGGACATCCTGAGAACTTTGAGACAGTTGGAATTGAAGTGACTACAG GTCCTCTTGGTCAGGGCATTGCCAATGCTGTTGGGTTAGCACTAGCTGAGAAACACTTGGCTGCACGATTTAACAAGCCTGACAATGAGATTGTTGACCATTACAC ATATGTTATATTGGGTGATGGTTGTCAAATGGAGGGAATTTCAAATGAAGCATGCTCACTTGCCGGTCACTGGGGTCTAGGGAAGCTTATTGCTTTATATGATGACAACCACATTTCCATTGATGGGGACACTGAGATTGCATTCACTGAGAATGTTGATCAACGTTTTGAGGCACTTGGGTGGCATGTAATTTGGGTGAAGAATGGAAATACTGGATATGATGAAATTCGTGCAGCCATTAAGGAAGCAAAGGCTGTCAAAGACAAACCCACTATGATCAAG GTAACCACTACCATTGGATTTGGTTCTCCAAACAAGGCTAACTCCTACAGTGTTCATGGAAGTGCATTAGGTACTAAAGAAGTGGATGCTACAAGGAAGAATCTTGGATGGCCATACGAGCCTTTCCATGTGCCAGAAGATGTTAAAAA GCATTGGAGTCGCCATACCCCTGAGGGTGCTAAACTTGAAGCTGAGTGGAATGCCAAGTTTGCAGAATATGAGAAGAAATACAGTGAGGAAGCTGCAGAGCTGAAGGCTATTATTACTGGTGAATTACCAGCTGGTTGGGAGAAAGCACTTCCG ACATACACTCCAGAAAGCCCTGCTGATGCTACAAGAAATCTGTCTCAGCAAAATCTAAATGCCCTTGTTAAGGTTCTTCCTGGTCTACTTGGTGGCAGTGCAGATCTTGCCTCTTCCAACATGACCTTGTTGAAATCATACGGAGATTTCCAAAAGAATACTCCCGAAGAGCGCAATGTTAGATTTGGTGTTAGAGAACATGGAATGGGAGCAATCTGTAATGGTATTGCTCTTCATAGCCCCGGATTCATTCCATACTGTGCAACTTTCTTTGTCTTCACTGACTACATGAGAGCTGCCATAAGGATTTCTGCACTGTGTGAAGCTGGAGTTATTTATGTGATGACTCATGATTCGATTGGACTTGGAGAGGATGGACCAACTCATCAGCCAATAGAGCACTTGGCAAGCTTCAGGGCAATGCCAAACACTTTGATGCTTCGTCCAGCTGATGGTAATGAAACTGCTGGATCATACAAAGTTGCTGTGGTTAACAGGAAGAGACCCTCAATTCTTGCACTTTCTAGGCAAAAGTTGACCCAACTTCCAGGAACTTCTATTGAGGGAGTTGAAAAGGGTGGCTACATTATTTCAGACAACTCGTCAGGTAACAAGCCTGATGTTATTTTGATTGGAACTGGTTCTGAGTTGGAaattgctgctgctgctgctgaggATCtaaggaaggaaggaaaagctGTTAGAGTTGTTTCTTTTGTTAGCTGGGAACTTTTTGATGAGCAGTCAGATGAATACAAAGAGAGTGTTCTCCCTGCTTCGGTAACAGTTAGAGTTAGCATTGAGGCAGGATCAACATTTGGTTGGCAAAAGATTGTTGGAAGCCAAGGAAAGGCCATAGGCATTGATCGATTTGGAGCAAGTGCTCCAGCAGGAAAAATATACAAGGAGTTTGGTATCACCAAGGAAGCTGTTATTGCTGCTGCCAAAGAACTTTCGTAG